One window of Aliarcobacter lanthieri genomic DNA carries:
- a CDS encoding dehypoxanthine futalosine cyclase: MVKKLEIDIQRRISNEEALFLIKNTSLLELGELASQKKAEFHSEKLTTFIVDRNINYTNVCWVDCKFCAFYRHKKDDDSYVLKFDEIDKKIEELLEIGGTQILFQGGVHPNLKIDYYEELVEHIHTKYPQITIHGFSAIEIDFIARVSRISKLEVLKRLQAKGLSSIPGAGAEILSDRVRDIIAPKKMDTAEWLEVHRLAHSIGMKTTATMMFGTVETDEEIIEHWEHLRKLQDETNGFRAFIMWSFQGDNTQLMEEHPEIKPQSSNRYLRLLAVSRLYLDNFKNFQSSWVTQGSYIGQMALKFGANDLGSTMMEENVVKAAGAANRMNQDEMIRLIKDIGEIPAKRDTAYNILERF; encoded by the coding sequence ATGGTAAAAAAATTAGAAATTGATATACAAAGAAGAATTAGCAACGAAGAAGCACTTTTTTTAATAAAAAATACTTCTTTACTAGAACTAGGAGAATTAGCTAGTCAAAAAAAAGCAGAGTTTCATAGTGAAAAACTTACAACGTTTATAGTTGATAGAAATATAAACTATACAAATGTTTGTTGGGTTGATTGTAAATTTTGTGCATTTTACAGACACAAAAAAGATGATGACTCATATGTTCTAAAATTTGATGAGATTGATAAAAAAATAGAAGAACTCTTAGAAATTGGTGGAACACAAATATTATTTCAAGGTGGGGTTCATCCTAATTTAAAAATTGATTATTATGAAGAATTAGTAGAACATATTCATACAAAATATCCACAAATTACAATTCATGGCTTTTCAGCAATAGAAATAGACTTTATTGCAAGAGTTTCAAGAATATCTAAATTAGAAGTTTTAAAAAGACTTCAAGCAAAAGGGTTAAGCTCAATTCCAGGAGCAGGTGCTGAAATTTTATCAGATAGAGTAAGAGATATCATTGCTCCTAAAAAAATGGATACTGCTGAATGGCTAGAAGTTCATAGACTTGCACATAGTATTGGTATGAAAACAACAGCTACTATGATGTTTGGAACAGTTGAAACAGATGAAGAGATAATTGAACATTGGGAACATTTAAGAAAACTTCAAGATGAAACAAATGGATTTAGAGCTTTCATTATGTGGAGTTTCCAAGGTGATAATACTCAACTTATGGAAGAACATCCAGAGATAAAACCACAATCTTCAAATAGATATTTAAGACTTTTAGCTGTTTCAAGATTATATTTAGATAACTTTAAGAATTTTCAAAGTTCATGGGTTACTCAAGGTTCATATATTGGACAAATGGCACTAAAATTTGGTGCAAATGATTTAGGAAGTACCATGATGGAAGAAAATGTAGTAAAAGCAGCAGGAGCAGCAAATAGGATGAATCAAGATGAGATGATAAGACTTATAAAAGATATTGGTGAAATTCCTGCGAAAAGAGATACTGCGTACAACATTTTAGAGAGATTTTAA
- the gltX gene encoding glutamate--tRNA ligase → MLRFAPSPTGDMHIGNLRVAIFNYIVSKQLNEGLIIRIEDTDKERNIEGKDKEILEILNLFSIEYKSLFYQSENLKYHQKMALQLMTQKKAFACFCSDEKLEELKEESIKKGIPFRYDNFCENLNDETVLNTNAPFTVRLKKPEHNIKFTDILKGDFDYAPFDIDSFIILRQDKTPTYNYACSVDDMLMDISMVIRGEDHISNTPKQIHIRESLGYTKEIKYVHLPIILNAQTGKKMSKRDDASSVKWLIEQGFLPSAIANYLVLMGNKTPKEIFTLEEAIEWFKIDNVSKSSAKFDIDKLRFINRKHIEILDDMRLSKILGFADTDIGKLAKLYLEEASTIKEIKNKIDSIFASKIALVEFKSEFNNIKECLINAPYFENYDDLKNYVIDKTSLKGKNLFKPLRYILTGAENGPNISDIYPFIKNYLGEIVK, encoded by the coding sequence TTGTTAAGATTTGCGCCAAGTCCAACAGGTGACATGCATATAGGGAATTTAAGAGTTGCTATCTTTAATTATATTGTATCGAAACAATTAAATGAAGGTCTAATTATAAGAATAGAAGATACAGATAAAGAGCGAAATATAGAAGGAAAAGATAAAGAAATTTTAGAAATTTTAAATCTTTTTTCTATTGAATATAAAAGTCTTTTTTATCAAAGTGAAAATTTAAAATATCATCAAAAAATGGCTCTTCAACTTATGACTCAAAAAAAAGCTTTTGCATGTTTTTGTAGTGATGAAAAACTTGAAGAATTAAAAGAAGAATCTATAAAAAAAGGAATTCCTTTTAGATATGATAATTTTTGTGAAAATTTAAATGATGAAACAGTTTTAAATACAAATGCTCCTTTTACAGTAAGACTAAAAAAACCAGAACATAATATAAAATTTACTGATATATTAAAAGGTGATTTTGATTATGCTCCTTTTGATATAGATAGTTTTATTATTTTAAGACAAGATAAAACACCAACTTATAATTATGCTTGTTCTGTTGACGATATGTTAATGGATATATCGATGGTTATAAGAGGAGAAGACCATATTTCAAATACTCCAAAACAAATACATATAAGAGAGAGTTTAGGATATACAAAAGAGATAAAATATGTTCATTTACCAATCATTTTAAATGCTCAAACTGGTAAAAAAATGAGTAAAAGAGATGATGCAAGTAGTGTAAAATGGCTAATAGAACAAGGTTTTTTACCAAGTGCAATAGCAAATTATTTAGTTTTAATGGGTAATAAAACTCCAAAAGAAATTTTTACACTGGAAGAAGCAATAGAATGGTTTAAAATAGACAATGTTTCAAAAAGTAGTGCAAAATTTGATATAGATAAATTAAGATTTATCAATAGAAAGCATATAGAAATACTTGATGATATGAGATTATCAAAAATTTTAGGATTTGCTGATACTGATATTGGGAAATTAGCAAAGTTATATTTAGAAGAAGCAAGTACAATCAAAGAGATAAAGAATAAAATAGATTCTATTTTTGCTTCAAAAATAGCTCTTGTAGAGTTTAAAAGTGAATTTAATAATATAAAAGAGTGTTTAATTAATGCTCCTTATTTTGAAAATTATGATGATTTAAAAAATTATGTTATTGATAAAACATCTTTAAAAGGTAAAAATTTATTTAAACCTTTAAGATATATTTTAACTGGAGCTGAAAATGGACCAAATATTTCAGATATTTATCCATTTATTAAAAATTATTTAGGAGAAATTGTAAAATGA
- a CDS encoding HobA family DNA replication regulator produces the protein MQEFLNWTVDTIREDRLISPWLEEKKFEWAPLVSKNITNILDKNYSVLIITDKEREWFLNYILSNINSNKLNRPFLPFYDFSSFYKQIDSLKSEDDISNIQDMLKISFPNGYCFWYIGKSQDNRSTLAKITKSSFLWIFDEERQGSINLKSNDDGLDMKLLQMFRLYNRTLSASLFAEINVES, from the coding sequence GTGCAGGAATTTCTTAATTGGACAGTAGATACAATCAGGGAAGATAGACTTATATCTCCTTGGTTAGAAGAAAAAAAATTTGAATGGGCACCACTTGTATCAAAAAATATTACAAATATTTTAGATAAAAATTATTCTGTTTTAATTATAACAGATAAAGAAAGAGAATGGTTTTTAAATTATATTTTATCAAATATAAATTCAAATAAATTAAATAGACCATTCTTACCATTTTATGATTTTAGTTCATTTTATAAACAAATAGACTCATTAAAATCAGAAGATGATATTTCAAATATACAAGATATGCTAAAAATATCTTTTCCAAATGGATATTGTTTTTGGTATATAGGTAAAAGTCAAGATAACAGATCAACTTTAGCAAAAATTACAAAAAGCTCATTTTTGTGGATTTTTGATGAAGAAAGACAAGGTTCAATAAACCTTAAATCAAATGATGATGGACTTGATATGAAACTACTACAAATGTTTAGACTATATAACAGAACATTAAGTGCATCACTTTTTGCTGAAATAAACGTTGAGAGTTAA
- a CDS encoding M16 family metallopeptidase, with product MSATIKEINIKGINIPVIFEEQKNLPILNLQLVFKNSGYVQDKELIGLSNLSSRILNEGTKELGVTDFSEILDENAITINSSNGYETFVIEVSSLKEKSKIAVKLLEDLLKSPNITQNSLDKIKTLQIGNLKRKENDFDYIAQKELNALLFRGTPLENSSSGTLESISKIELKDIKNFINNHIILNNLIIVAGGDFSISELETLIKPVLNSLNVGEASQSSKVEFNSKKEEQTLKRDTEQAYIYFGSSFNVDSKDEDNYKAKVASFILGGSGFGSRLMEEIRVKRGLAYSAYGTISINKSYSYFSGYLQTKNESADEAKKLVKSLIEEFVKNGVTQEELDAAKNFLLGSEPLRTETLAQRLNRAFMLFLRDLNQDHPKLELEKIQSLKLEDLNEYIKSHKEINNLTFSIVRR from the coding sequence ATGAGTGCAACAATAAAAGAGATTAATATAAAAGGTATAAATATACCTGTAATCTTTGAAGAACAGAAGAATCTACCTATCTTAAATCTTCAATTAGTTTTTAAAAATTCTGGTTATGTACAAGACAAAGAACTTATTGGTTTATCTAATCTATCTTCAAGAATATTAAATGAAGGAACAAAAGAGTTAGGAGTTACAGACTTTTCTGAAATTTTAGATGAAAATGCTATAACAATAAATAGTTCAAATGGTTATGAAACTTTTGTTATAGAGGTTTCAAGTTTAAAAGAAAAATCAAAAATAGCTGTTAAGCTTTTAGAAGATTTACTTAAATCTCCAAATATAACTCAAAATAGTTTAGATAAGATAAAAACTTTACAAATTGGTAATTTAAAAAGAAAAGAAAATGACTTTGACTATATTGCACAAAAAGAGTTAAATGCCTTACTTTTTAGGGGAACTCCTTTAGAAAATTCATCTAGTGGAACATTAGAAAGTATCTCTAAAATAGAGTTGAAAGATATCAAAAACTTTATAAATAATCACATTATTTTAAATAATTTAATAATAGTTGCAGGTGGTGATTTTTCTATATCAGAACTAGAAACTTTAATAAAACCAGTTCTAAATAGCTTAAATGTAGGAGAAGCTTCACAATCTTCAAAAGTTGAGTTTAATTCAAAAAAAGAAGAACAAACTTTAAAAAGAGATACTGAACAAGCATATATATATTTTGGAAGCTCTTTTAATGTAGATTCTAAAGATGAAGATAACTACAAAGCAAAAGTTGCTTCATTTATCTTAGGTGGTTCTGGATTTGGTTCAAGACTTATGGAAGAAATAAGAGTAAAAAGAGGATTAGCATATAGTGCTTATGGGACTATATCTATAAATAAATCTTATTCTTATTTTAGTGGTTATTTACAAACAAAGAATGAAAGTGCTGATGAAGCAAAAAAACTTGTAAAAAGTTTGATTGAAGAATTTGTAAAAAACGGTGTAACACAAGAAGAACTTGATGCAGCTAAAAACTTTTTATTGGGAAGTGAACCTTTAAGAACTGAAACTTTAGCACAAAGATTAAATAGAGCATTTATGTTGTTTTTGAGAGATTTAAATCAAGATCATCCTAAACTTGAATTAGAAAAAATTCAGAGTTTAAAACTTGAAGATTTAAATGAATATATAAAATCTCATAAAGAGATAAATAATTTAACATTCTCAATAGTAAGGAGATAA
- the comJ gene encoding competence protein ComJ, protein MKQVIDLKISNHEIKIKSILFSQENIDWDDEGLEQGVSFKKGYAIFDPIAEGEFFAKINISLKNIYEKDKNALRAIVIPFEVVSVDNIYLSSMETIQKVDIDLEKAEYSLYFEVCEPEDIDEVYYNITFVKEKTEARYLIDDIFGAKKGDKLF, encoded by the coding sequence ATGAAACAAGTAATAGATCTTAAAATCTCAAATCATGAAATAAAAATCAAATCAATTTTATTTTCACAAGAAAATATAGATTGGGATGATGAGGGGCTAGAGCAAGGTGTTAGTTTCAAAAAAGGTTATGCTATTTTTGATCCAATTGCTGAAGGTGAATTTTTTGCAAAAATCAATATCTCTTTAAAAAATATTTATGAAAAAGATAAAAATGCCTTAAGAGCGATAGTTATACCTTTTGAAGTTGTAAGTGTTGATAATATTTATCTTTCATCTATGGAAACTATTCAAAAAGTAGATATTGATTTAGAAAAAGCAGAGTACTCTTTGTATTTTGAAGTTTGCGAGCCAGAAGATATAGATGAAGTTTACTACAACATCACATTTGTAAAAGAAAAAACAGAAGCTAGATATTTAATAGATGATATTTTTGGAGCAAAAAAAGGTGATAAACTTTTTTAG
- the bamA gene encoding outer membrane protein assembly factor BamA, giving the protein MKNRTIILSLACASVLSASNIKSIEYKNVSKVSPQVLSETLNMKAGDNLDENKLNDAIIKFYSYGYFDDIQALNEDGNIKLIFKEKPSIANVDIKGYKTRSEDIDNLKKIIKLNKGSMYSEKRVKEAKETLLKMLESEGYINSVVEVETETINEDSLKVTFNVNKGDEIIIKKANYHGSDNLSQDDFDKVTANKEKEFASWWFGQNDGEVKIDQLKYDARRINDLYFEKGFLDAEVKEPFLDIDFASNQAKLDFFIQEGEKYTTNDITIFLDSSIVDPDTIYEDLKLKKDRTFNIKKLRDDQDYIKTLVADKGYAFAEVRFDLKKNEENHLVDVVFNVIPGKQVYINDVKISGNTRTLDRVVRRDVYLAPGDLYNLTDIKDATNKLKRSRFFDDVQFEEKRISEDKMDIIVKVTEAPTGSLMLGGGYGSYDKFMVNGSISDANIFGSGLALGLSADLSKRSSRFELSLKNPAINDSDYNGEVEVHTTDNEIRRTKYDSDIKTKGFSVGLGKEVIRNTYVGAKYSLDFIDEKYDYNQVTLDDIKKRGKLPFENQDYVNSSITPYVNYDNTNDYYFPTEGFRANISAEYAGIGGDSKYIKPSASLRYFYSLEDLTELDWVLRLKTQARMLIDNGQINQGDSLYLGGPRTLRGYKSYAFPNNETGERTDPYKKMWANSAEISFPLVPSAKMRWGAFYDYGMIGQDSFSDIKRSGTGLLLEWISPMGPLQLIFAKPIGKKPGDETSSFEFSFGASF; this is encoded by the coding sequence GTGAAAAATCGAACAATTATTTTATCTTTAGCTTGTGCTAGCGTTTTAAGTGCAAGTAATATTAAATCAATTGAATATAAAAACGTAAGTAAGGTTTCTCCTCAAGTTTTAAGTGAAACATTGAATATGAAAGCTGGAGATAATTTAGATGAGAATAAATTAAATGATGCAATAATTAAATTTTATAGCTATGGATATTTTGATGACATCCAAGCATTAAATGAAGATGGAAATATCAAACTTATTTTCAAAGAAAAACCATCAATTGCAAATGTTGATATAAAAGGTTATAAAACTAGAAGTGAAGACATAGACAATCTTAAAAAAATCATAAAACTAAATAAAGGTTCTATGTATAGTGAAAAAAGAGTAAAAGAAGCAAAAGAAACTCTTTTAAAAATGCTTGAAAGTGAAGGTTATATTAACTCTGTTGTTGAAGTAGAAACTGAAACAATAAATGAAGACTCTTTAAAAGTTACTTTTAATGTAAATAAAGGGGATGAAATTATTATTAAAAAAGCAAATTATCATGGTTCAGATAATTTAAGCCAAGATGACTTTGATAAAGTTACAGCGAATAAAGAAAAAGAGTTTGCTTCTTGGTGGTTTGGACAAAATGATGGAGAAGTTAAAATTGATCAATTAAAATATGATGCAAGAAGAATAAATGATTTATATTTTGAAAAAGGTTTTTTAGATGCAGAAGTTAAAGAGCCATTCTTAGATATTGATTTTGCTTCTAATCAAGCAAAATTAGACTTTTTTATACAAGAAGGTGAAAAATATACTACAAATGACATAACAATATTTTTAGACTCTTCTATTGTTGACCCAGATACAATATATGAAGATCTAAAGTTAAAAAAAGATAGAACTTTTAATATAAAAAAATTAAGAGATGACCAAGATTATATCAAAACTTTAGTAGCTGATAAAGGTTATGCTTTTGCAGAAGTTAGATTTGACTTAAAGAAAAATGAAGAAAATCATCTTGTAGATGTTGTTTTTAATGTAATTCCAGGTAAACAAGTATATATAAATGATGTGAAAATTTCTGGAAATACAAGAACACTTGATAGAGTAGTAAGAAGAGATGTATACTTAGCACCTGGTGATTTGTATAATCTTACAGACATTAAAGATGCTACAAATAAACTTAAACGTTCAAGATTTTTTGATGATGTTCAATTTGAAGAAAAAAGAATTAGTGAAGATAAAATGGACATTATAGTAAAAGTAACTGAAGCTCCAACGGGAAGTTTAATGCTCGGGGGAGGATATGGTTCTTATGATAAATTTATGGTAAATGGATCTATAAGTGATGCAAATATATTTGGTTCAGGATTAGCTTTAGGATTAAGTGCTGATTTATCAAAAAGATCAAGTAGATTTGAGTTAAGTTTAAAAAATCCAGCAATAAATGATAGTGATTACAATGGAGAAGTTGAAGTTCATACAACAGATAATGAGATTAGAAGAACTAAGTATGATTCTGATATAAAAACAAAAGGTTTCTCTGTTGGTTTAGGTAAAGAAGTAATCAGAAATACTTATGTTGGTGCAAAATATAGTCTTGATTTTATAGATGAAAAATATGATTATAATCAAGTAACATTAGATGATATAAAAAAAAGAGGAAAGCTTCCATTTGAAAATCAAGACTATGTAAATAGTTCTATTACTCCTTATGTAAACTATGACAATACAAATGACTACTATTTCCCAACAGAAGGTTTCAGAGCAAATATTTCAGCTGAATATGCTGGTATTGGTGGAGATTCAAAATATATTAAACCAAGTGCAAGTTTAAGATATTTTTACTCTTTAGAAGATTTAACAGAGCTTGATTGGGTTTTAAGATTAAAAACACAAGCAAGAATGTTAATAGATAATGGTCAAATAAATCAAGGAGATTCTTTATATTTGGGAGGTCCTAGAACATTAAGAGGATATAAATCTTATGCCTTTCCAAATAATGAAACAGGAGAAAGAACTGATCCATACAAAAAAATGTGGGCAAATTCAGCAGAAATTAGTTTCCCTTTAGTTCCTAGTGCAAAAATGAGATGGGGAGCATTCTATGATTATGGTATGATTGGACAAGATTCATTTAGTGATATAAAAAGATCAGGAACTGGTCTTTTATTAGAGTGGATATCTCCAATGGGACCACTTCAATTAATATTTGCTAAACCAATTGGTAAAAAACCAGGTGATGAAACTTCATCATTTGAGTTCTCATTTGGAGCAAGTTTCTAA
- a CDS encoding YggT family protein — MIDALISSFLTILFSIIFLYKWVVIISAILSWVRPDPYNPIVQMLYRLTEPVYAKIRQFIPTVFGGIDLAPIILIFALIFLETFLSKILL; from the coding sequence ATGATAGATGCACTAATTAGTTCATTTTTAACTATTTTATTTAGTATTATTTTTTTATACAAGTGGGTTGTTATAATCTCTGCTATTTTATCTTGGGTTAGACCAGATCCATATAATCCAATAGTTCAAATGCTATATAGATTAACTGAACCAGTTTATGCAAAAATTAGACAATTTATTCCAACAGTTTTTGGAGGAATTGATTTAGCACCAATTATTCTAATTTTTGCTTTAATATTCTTAGAAACTTTCCTTTCAAAGATACTTCTATAA
- a CDS encoding prephenate dehydrogenase — protein sequence MNIGIIGLGLMGGSLAKAVKRYGIASKVYGFTNSEKNKKEIMDLNLVDELVDLETLKKVSDVIILSIPVDAIISMFPSFLDISDNTTIIDMGSTKEYIVKNIPLEIRKNFIAAHPMTGTEKSGPKAAIDNLYEGKTVVFCDLEENANIHVNRAFKIFQEIGMRIVVMDSRDHDVNACYISHLPHLISFSLANTVMSHQNPKEIIALAAGGFKDMSRIAKSSPRMWGDIFKQNRKNMLESIKSFEEQMNEAKKMIEDERYEELEEWMKKANTLHEIL from the coding sequence TTGAATATAGGAATTATTGGATTAGGACTTATGGGTGGTTCTTTAGCTAAGGCTGTAAAAAGATATGGTATTGCTTCAAAAGTTTATGGATTTACAAATAGTGAAAAAAATAAAAAAGAGATAATGGATTTAAACTTAGTTGATGAACTTGTTGATTTAGAAACACTTAAAAAAGTTTCAGATGTGATAATATTATCAATTCCAGTAGATGCAATAATATCTATGTTTCCAAGCTTTTTAGATATTTCTGATAATACAACTATTATTGATATGGGATCAACAAAAGAGTATATTGTTAAAAATATACCTCTAGAAATAAGAAAAAATTTTATTGCAGCTCATCCTATGACAGGAACAGAAAAATCTGGTCCCAAAGCAGCAATAGACAATTTATATGAAGGGAAAACAGTAGTTTTTTGTGATCTTGAAGAAAATGCAAATATCCATGTAAATAGAGCATTTAAGATTTTTCAAGAGATAGGTATGAGAATAGTAGTTATGGATAGTAGAGATCATGATGTAAATGCTTGTTATATTTCACATTTACCACATTTAATCTCTTTTTCTTTAGCAAATACTGTTATGAGCCACCAAAATCCAAAAGAGATTATTGCTCTTGCTGCTGGTGGATTTAAAGATATGAGTCGTATTGCAAAATCAAGTCCAAGAATGTGGGGAGATATTTTTAAACAAAATAGAAAAAATATGCTTGAAAGTATTAAATCTTTTGAAGAGCAGATGAATGAAGCTAAAAAGATGATAGAAGATGAAAGATATGAAGAACTTGAAGAATGGATGAAAAAAGCAAATACTTTACATGAGATTCTTTAA
- a CDS encoding DNA polymerase III subunit delta' has translation MDSFNNSIILVVNNIEDSLELLLPNYPIHSTRVIKNEEKDEFQIAQANQAIKEAYISSNDTKYLFLCGATFRIEAQNALLKILEEPPQNVVFIILVSSKNSLLPTIYSRLPYKNLKKSIVKDDINLDIQKIDLKDIYSFIKNNQRVTKDEAINIVESILLKINKENIKLNKQELDIFFKSIRLLELNSKPSNILTYLLLSILEREHNK, from the coding sequence TTGGATAGTTTTAATAACTCTATAATATTAGTAGTAAATAACATAGAAGATAGTTTAGAACTTTTATTACCAAACTACCCTATTCACTCAACAAGAGTTATTAAAAATGAAGAAAAAGATGAATTTCAAATAGCACAAGCAAACCAAGCTATAAAAGAAGCCTATATATCTTCAAATGATACAAAATATCTATTTTTATGTGGAGCAACTTTTAGAATTGAGGCACAAAATGCTCTTTTAAAGATTTTAGAAGAACCTCCACAAAATGTAGTTTTTATAATTCTTGTATCATCTAAAAATTCACTACTTCCAACTATTTATTCAAGATTACCATATAAAAATCTTAAAAAATCAATAGTTAAAGATGATATCAATTTAGATATACAAAAAATAGATCTAAAAGATATATATAGTTTCATAAAGAATAATCAAAGAGTTACAAAAGATGAAGCTATCAATATTGTTGAGTCAATTTTATTAAAAATAAATAAAGAAAATATAAAGTTAAATAAACAAGAATTAGATATATTTTTTAAATCTATTAGATTATTAGAACTTAATTCAAAACCATCAAATATTTTAACTTATCTTCTTCTATCAATTTTAGAAAGAGAACATAATAAATGA
- the folP gene encoding dihydropteroate synthase codes for MIVYKVSLNDTKSFLSELNCDKGGIAIMSKKAKIHTLFIKNLHVGAANILKQDALSIGADLAVPNGVIIAKDKYVNVLLIGSTKHFEILSKKELAQPFGLKELAKRLKDFVKEQNYTTRIMGVLNANEDSFFKNSRFDNKVASHKIENMIQDGARIIDIGAVSSRPGSLPVSEAEELNRIKDIVQTIYKNKYFEKVDFSIDSYSPKVIEYVLNHGFKIVNDITGLENDEVCRLIAKYEAQAIIMHMQNDQTTMQNNPYYEDVISEIDWFFRERIEKAKSFGIDDIVLDVGIGFGKTLEHNLKLLKNLEHFKHFGYELLIGASRKSMIDMITPAKIEDRLSGTLAIHLESLRYGASIIRCHDVKEHYQAIKVFEAIEKIN; via the coding sequence ATGATAGTTTATAAAGTATCATTGAATGATACAAAATCCTTTTTATCAGAACTTAACTGTGATAAAGGTGGTATAGCTATTATGTCTAAAAAGGCAAAAATACATACACTTTTTATAAAAAATTTACATGTTGGTGCTGCGAATATTTTAAAACAAGATGCATTATCTATTGGGGCTGATTTAGCTGTTCCAAATGGAGTAATAATAGCAAAAGATAAATATGTAAATGTTTTACTAATAGGTTCAACTAAACATTTTGAGATTTTAAGTAAAAAAGAATTAGCTCAACCTTTTGGGCTAAAAGAATTAGCCAAAAGATTAAAAGATTTTGTAAAAGAGCAAAACTACACAACAAGAATAATGGGTGTTTTAAATGCAAATGAAGATTCATTTTTTAAGAATAGTAGGTTTGATAATAAAGTAGCTTCACACAAAATAGAAAATATGATACAAGATGGTGCAAGAATAATAGATATTGGTGCTGTTTCAAGCAGACCAGGAAGCTTACCTGTTAGTGAAGCTGAAGAGTTAAATAGAATAAAAGATATAGTTCAAACTATTTATAAAAATAAATATTTTGAAAAAGTTGATTTTTCTATAGATTCTTATTCTCCAAAAGTTATAGAGTATGTTTTAAATCATGGTTTTAAAATCGTAAATGATATAACAGGTTTAGAAAATGATGAAGTTTGTCGTCTAATAGCAAAATATGAAGCTCAAGCAATCATTATGCATATGCAAAATGACCAAACAACTATGCAAAATAATCCATATTATGAAGATGTTATATCAGAAATTGATTGGTTTTTTAGAGAAAGAATAGAAAAAGCTAAAAGTTTTGGAATAGATGATATTGTTTTAGATGTAGGTATTGGGTTTGGTAAAACTTTAGAACATAATTTGAAACTTCTTAAAAACTTGGAGCATTTTAAACATTTTGGATATGAGTTATTAATTGGTGCTAGTAGAAAATCTATGATAGATATGATAACTCCTGCAAAAATAGAAGATAGACTTAGTGGAACTTTGGCCATTCATCTTGAATCTTTAAGATATGGTGCTTCAATCATAAGATGTCATGATGTAAAAGAACACTATCAAGCTATAAAAGTTTTTGAGGCAATAGAAAAGATAAACTAA